The Lycium barbarum isolate Lr01 chromosome 10, ASM1917538v2, whole genome shotgun sequence genome includes a region encoding these proteins:
- the LOC132615551 gene encoding two-component response regulator ARR6-like has product MARNGVFSRRWRAEKLEEFDKLCPSLVSDEVHVLAVDDSFVDRKVIERLLKITSCKVTTVDSGSRALQFLGLDEQESSVQFDALKVDMIITDYCMPGMTGYELLKKIKGSSFKEIPVVIMSSENVLARIDSCLEEGAEDFLLKPVKLSDVKRLKDYMFSEDRSRTEAKGMNKRKLPETSSNDPSTPTILPLTSIDTASTPSSEFCSSPSSPIAFSSLLSADSSSNSSMPSSPDSPTRRVKMSNQNL; this is encoded by the exons ATGGCTAGGAACGGAGTGTTTTCGCGGCGGTGGAGGGCAGAGAAGCTGGAAGAGTTTGATAAGTTGTGCCCGTCTTTGGTTTCTGATGAAGTTCATGTTCTTGCTGTGGATGATAGTTTCGTTGACCGGAAAGTCATTGAACGGCTCCTCAAAATCACATCTTGCAAAG TGACTACAGTTGATAGTGGGAGTAGAGCTTTGCAATTTCTTGGATTGGATGAACAGGAAAGCTCTGTCCAATTTGAT GCTTTGAAGGTGGATATGATAATTACAGATTATTGTATGCCTGGAATGACTGGCTACGAGTTGCTCAAAAAGATTAAG GGCTCATCGTTTAAGGAAATACCAGTTGTGATTAtgtcatccgaaaatgttttggCACGAATTGACAG TTGTTTGGAAGAAGGTGCCGAAGATTTTCTATTGAAACCAGTGAAATTGTCAGATGTAAAACGATTGAAGGATTACATGTTCAGCGAAGATCGGTCTAGAACAGAAGCCaaaggaatgaacaaaagaaagttgccAGAAACATCGTCTAATGATCCATCAACGCCTACTATCTTGCCTTTGACTTCAATTGACACGGCATCAACTCCTTCATCCGAATTCTGTTCCTCCCCCTCCTCCCCGATAGCATTTTCATCGTTGCTCTCTGCTGATTCATCCTCCAATTCTTCCATGCCATCCTCACCAGATTCACCAACAAGACGAGTCAAAATGAGCAACCAAAATTTGTAA